One stretch of Caldalkalibacillus uzonensis DNA includes these proteins:
- a CDS encoding PolC-type DNA polymerase III yields the protein MTTALETKRERLLVLLEQLGIPQEIQDTYFKEAYIDKLQLFEQEKRWLFHFMMEKPFPPAVYQLFSERLRDSFAHLADIHFRLRYTTPVDQGSLFTDYWPAFLQEHRQRLNGVFKRLESFPPRWEEHTVRFSVFNEVEKALYQKKVEPLLKQFYQQFMDFNPKTDYVLIEAEEAYQQFMEEREKEDRARAKKAMQEAGQEKEATQAKAKLKPSLSTAIIGYAIKEDPVSIKAIQEEERNVVVQGYVFDIDLRELKSGRTLLSMDMTDYTDSITVKVFSKGKEDIEAFQAVKKGMWVKVRGSVQLDTFQRELVLMATDINKIEKKGREDTQPEKRVELHLHTNMSAMDGVTSISNYVQQAAEWGHSAIAVTDHGVAQAFPEAYAAGKKHGVKIIYGVEAYVVDDGVPIVYNPQPRTLKDETYVVFDVETTGLSAVYNKIIELAAVKIRGGEVIGKFSELANPHEPLTEQIVKLTGITDDMLQDAPEIDDVLRRFYDFVGDSILVAHNASFDMGFLHVGYKQLGMDLNNPVLDTLELARFLYPDLKNHRLNTLCKLFNIELVNHHRAVYDAEATGYLLWKMIGDCQEKEITQLDQLNEYKGSGDVIRQRPFHCTLLAKTQQGLKNLYKLISFAHVKYFHRTPRIPRSLIEQYREGLMVGSACDQGEIFEGMMQKSPEEVEETAKFYDYFEIQPVSNYEHLIEKELVKDRAHIQTILANIVKLGDKLGKPVVATGNVHYLHPEDAIYRKILVTTLGGATPLNPNRLPLVYFRTTDEMLKEFQFLGSEKAEEVVVKQPQQIAEQIDEIMPVPPDLYTPHIEGADEDIRRMCYNRAREIYGDPLPEIVEKRLEKELNSIISNGFSVIYLISQKLVHKSLQDGYLVGSRGSVGSSFVATMLEITEVNPLPPHYVCPSCHYSQFFDDGSVGSGFDLPAKDCPECGHKLIKDGHDIPFETFLGFKGDKVPDIDLNFSGEYQPVAHKYTQELFGVDKVYRAGTIGTVADKTAYGFVKKYEELEGKTFRQAEINRLAKGCTGVKRTTGQHPGGIIVVPADKEIYDFTPIQYPADDSSSEWRTTHFDFHSIHDNLLKLDILGHDDPTVIRMLQDLTGINPKEIPIDDPETMKIFSSTEPLGVTEEQIMSTTGTLGIPEFGTRFVRQMLEDTRPTTFAELVRISGLSHGTDVWLNNAQELIREGKAVLSEVISTRDDIMVYLIHKGLEPSRAFKIMERVRKGKGLEEDDINYMKEHGVPDWYIWSCQQIKYMFPKAHAVAYVLMAVRIAYFKVHYPIHFYASYFTVRADDFDVQLAMKGSQAIRQRIEEILEKGNQAQPKEKSLLTVLEMCLEMVERGFHFKNVDLYRSDATQFLVDGDGLIPPFNAIPGIGTNAAINIVKARNEGEFLSKEDLQSRSKVSKTVIDFLEQHGCLKELPESNQLSLF from the coding sequence ATGACAACCGCCCTGGAAACGAAGCGGGAGAGACTGTTGGTCCTCTTGGAACAACTAGGGATTCCCCAAGAAATTCAAGACACCTATTTTAAAGAGGCTTATATAGACAAATTACAACTGTTTGAACAGGAGAAACGCTGGCTTTTCCATTTTATGATGGAAAAGCCTTTTCCGCCCGCTGTCTACCAACTCTTCTCAGAACGCCTGCGGGACTCTTTTGCCCATTTGGCTGATATTCATTTTCGCCTGCGGTATACTACACCTGTTGATCAAGGTTCACTCTTTACTGATTATTGGCCAGCATTTTTACAGGAACACCGCCAACGCTTAAATGGTGTGTTTAAACGGCTGGAGTCTTTCCCTCCCCGGTGGGAGGAACATACTGTGCGCTTCTCCGTGTTTAATGAAGTGGAGAAGGCGTTATACCAGAAAAAAGTGGAACCATTGCTTAAACAATTTTATCAGCAGTTTATGGATTTTAATCCAAAGACAGATTATGTGCTGATAGAGGCGGAAGAAGCTTATCAGCAGTTTATGGAGGAGCGGGAGAAAGAGGACCGGGCTCGGGCTAAAAAAGCTATGCAGGAAGCGGGGCAAGAGAAAGAGGCAACCCAGGCTAAAGCCAAATTGAAGCCTTCTCTTTCCACAGCGATAATTGGCTATGCGATTAAAGAAGATCCTGTCTCTATTAAAGCGATCCAGGAAGAAGAACGAAACGTGGTTGTGCAGGGGTATGTGTTTGATATTGATTTGAGGGAGTTGAAGAGCGGCCGGACCCTCTTAAGCATGGACATGACCGATTACACCGATTCTATTACAGTGAAGGTGTTTTCCAAGGGCAAAGAGGATATTGAAGCTTTTCAGGCTGTCAAGAAAGGCATGTGGGTCAAAGTGCGGGGCAGTGTCCAACTGGATACCTTCCAACGGGAACTGGTACTGATGGCCACTGATATTAACAAGATTGAAAAAAAAGGGCGGGAAGATACCCAGCCTGAGAAGCGGGTGGAACTCCATTTACATACCAACATGTCAGCCATGGACGGCGTCACGTCCATTTCCAACTATGTTCAGCAAGCAGCAGAATGGGGACATAGCGCCATTGCGGTTACTGACCATGGCGTGGCCCAGGCTTTCCCGGAAGCATATGCGGCAGGTAAAAAGCACGGAGTGAAAATCATTTATGGGGTGGAAGCCTACGTCGTAGATGACGGGGTGCCTATTGTTTACAATCCACAGCCCCGCACCTTAAAAGATGAAACCTATGTTGTCTTTGATGTGGAGACAACTGGTTTGTCCGCCGTGTACAACAAAATCATTGAGCTGGCCGCCGTCAAAATCAGGGGTGGAGAAGTCATCGGCAAGTTTTCAGAGTTAGCCAATCCCCATGAACCATTGACTGAGCAAATTGTAAAACTGACCGGGATTACCGATGACATGTTGCAGGATGCCCCGGAAATTGATGATGTTCTGCGCCGCTTTTACGATTTTGTGGGCGACAGCATCCTGGTGGCCCACAATGCCAGCTTTGATATGGGCTTTTTGCATGTGGGCTATAAACAGCTGGGCATGGATTTGAACAACCCTGTACTGGACACCCTGGAACTGGCCCGCTTCCTCTATCCCGATCTCAAAAATCACCGCCTTAATACGTTGTGTAAACTGTTTAACATTGAACTGGTCAACCATCACCGGGCGGTATACGATGCGGAAGCCACAGGCTATTTGCTGTGGAAAATGATCGGCGATTGCCAGGAAAAAGAGATTACTCAGCTAGATCAATTGAATGAATATAAAGGGAGCGGGGATGTCATCCGCCAGCGTCCCTTCCATTGCACGCTATTGGCTAAGACACAGCAAGGGCTGAAAAATTTATACAAATTGATTTCTTTCGCTCATGTGAAATACTTTCACCGCACCCCTCGCATCCCGCGCAGCCTGATTGAGCAATACCGGGAGGGGCTGATGGTAGGCTCTGCTTGTGACCAGGGTGAAATCTTTGAGGGTATGATGCAGAAGTCACCGGAAGAGGTGGAGGAGACCGCCAAATTTTACGATTACTTTGAGATTCAGCCTGTCTCCAACTATGAACATTTGATAGAAAAAGAATTGGTCAAGGACAGGGCCCATATCCAAACCATCTTAGCCAACATCGTTAAGCTGGGGGACAAACTGGGCAAACCGGTGGTGGCCACCGGCAACGTGCATTATCTCCATCCGGAAGATGCCATTTACCGTAAAATTTTAGTCACCACGCTAGGGGGAGCCACACCGCTTAATCCCAATCGCCTGCCCCTCGTTTACTTCCGCACAACCGATGAGATGCTGAAGGAGTTTCAATTCTTGGGAAGCGAGAAAGCGGAGGAAGTCGTGGTCAAACAGCCGCAGCAGATTGCGGAACAAATCGACGAGATTATGCCGGTGCCGCCCGATCTGTATACCCCGCACATTGAGGGGGCTGACGAAGATATTCGCCGTATGTGTTATAACCGTGCCAGAGAGATTTACGGAGATCCGCTGCCAGAGATTGTGGAAAAACGGTTGGAGAAAGAGCTGAACAGCATTATCAGCAACGGATTCTCTGTTATCTATTTAATCTCCCAAAAGCTGGTGCATAAATCCCTGCAGGACGGTTATCTGGTTGGATCCCGGGGGTCAGTGGGCTCCTCTTTTGTAGCTACCATGCTGGAGATTACGGAAGTCAATCCGCTGCCACCCCATTATGTGTGTCCCAGCTGCCACTATTCCCAGTTCTTTGATGACGGCTCAGTGGGCTCAGGTTTTGACTTGCCGGCCAAAGATTGTCCTGAATGTGGCCATAAGCTGATCAAAGACGGTCACGACATTCCCTTTGAAACCTTTTTGGGCTTCAAGGGAGATAAAGTGCCGGATATCGACCTCAACTTTTCCGGTGAGTATCAGCCCGTTGCCCACAAGTATACGCAAGAGCTGTTCGGGGTGGACAAGGTGTACCGGGCGGGGACGATCGGTACGGTGGCGGATAAAACAGCTTACGGTTTTGTAAAAAAATATGAGGAGCTAGAAGGCAAAACATTCCGCCAGGCCGAAATCAACCGCTTGGCCAAGGGCTGCACGGGCGTGAAGCGTACCACGGGGCAGCATCCTGGCGGGATCATCGTTGTGCCAGCCGATAAAGAAATTTATGACTTTACTCCGATTCAGTATCCGGCTGACGATAGCAGCTCGGAATGGCGCACGACCCATTTTGACTTCCATTCCATTCACGATAACCTGCTCAAGCTGGATATACTGGGACACGATGATCCGACTGTGATCCGCATGCTGCAGGATTTAACAGGCATCAATCCCAAGGAGATTCCCATTGATGATCCGGAAACCATGAAAATCTTCAGCAGCACGGAGCCACTGGGAGTGACCGAAGAACAGATCATGTCCACAACGGGCACACTGGGCATCCCCGAATTTGGCACCCGCTTTGTACGCCAAATGCTGGAGGATACCCGCCCGACCACCTTTGCTGAGCTGGTGCGCATTTCAGGACTGTCACACGGCACGGACGTCTGGCTCAACAACGCCCAGGAATTGATCCGCGAGGGGAAAGCCGTATTGTCAGAAGTGATTTCCACCCGTGACGACATCATGGTCTACTTGATCCACAAAGGCTTGGAACCGTCCCGCGCCTTTAAAATCATGGAGCGGGTGCGCAAGGGGAAAGGGCTTGAAGAAGATGACATTAACTACATGAAAGAGCACGGTGTGCCGGACTGGTATATTTGGTCCTGCCAGCAAATTAAGTACATGTTCCCTAAGGCGCATGCGGTGGCCTATGTGCTGATGGCGGTCCGCATTGCTTACTTTAAGGTGCATTATCCCATTCACTTTTACGCGTCGTATTTCACGGTCCGGGCAGATGACTTTGATGTGCAGCTGGCCATGAAAGGATCCCAGGCCATCCGCCAGCGCATAGAAGAGATCCTGGAAAAGGGCAACCAAGCCCAGCCCAAGGAAAAAAGTTTGCTGACCGTGTTGGAGATGTGTTTGGAAATGGTGGAGCGCGGTTTTCACTTTAAAAATGTGGATCTGTACCGTTCTGATGCCACCCAGTTTCTCGTCGACGGCGATGGCCTGATCCCGCCGTTTAATGCCATCCCTGGGATTGGTACCAACGCTGCTATAAATATTGTCAAGGCCCGCAATGAAGGGGAATTCCTGTCCAAGGAAGATTTGCAAAGCCGCAGCAAAGTGTCCAAGACCGTCATTGATTTTTTGGAGCAACATGGCTGTCTGAAAGAGCTGCCTGAATCCAATCAACTGTCCCTGTTCTGA
- the rnpM gene encoding RNase P modulator RnpM, with the protein MRRRKVPLRKCVACEEMIPKRELLRVVRTPEHEVKLDPTGKASGRGAYICATLACFQLARKKKALDRSLKVKVSDDIYATLEEEVKKWGNEQDEH; encoded by the coding sequence ATGCGGCGTCGCAAAGTTCCCTTGAGAAAATGTGTCGCTTGTGAAGAAATGATTCCTAAAAGAGAGTTGCTGCGGGTAGTGCGTACACCGGAGCATGAAGTGAAGCTTGATCCGACTGGGAAAGCCTCAGGCCGGGGCGCCTACATATGCGCCACTCTTGCTTGTTTCCAGCTCGCCCGTAAGAAAAAGGCCTTGGACCGGTCTCTAAAGGTCAAGGTGAGTGATGACATCTATGCTACGCTGGAAGAAGAAGTGAAAAAATGGGGAAACGAACAAGATGAACACTAA
- a CDS encoding DHH family phosphoesterase, translating into MQTYRQALAQASQFIKDHDQFLVVSHVNPDGDATGSVLAVAHLLHFLGKSYMLVNEGASPRRFSFLKGFEQIINLSETPVDQRFRYVIAVDVADQERLGEIGPLFSDDAELLNIDHHPTNTRFGQVNVIQPEAASTTEILYDLCQRHFQQAFAPDLAEALYTGLLTDTGGFRYANTTHKVLEMAADLLTYNLRPAKIAQYALETITTGHIKILKQALDTLTFAYEQQVALMSVSLEAIHQTGVDRDDIDGLVGYPSNIAGVKVGILLKEVEQGQVKVSLRSRDTVNVAEIAQVFGGGGHAKAAGFTYRGTLAEAKQALLAKLEEVLH; encoded by the coding sequence ATGCAAACATACCGGCAAGCTCTGGCCCAAGCCTCACAGTTTATAAAAGATCATGATCAGTTTCTGGTGGTATCACATGTGAATCCAGATGGTGATGCAACAGGATCTGTATTGGCGGTTGCCCATTTGCTCCACTTTCTGGGTAAATCATACATGTTGGTTAATGAGGGAGCTTCCCCACGGCGCTTTTCATTCTTAAAAGGGTTCGAACAGATTATCAACTTGTCGGAAACACCTGTCGATCAGCGGTTTCGCTATGTCATTGCCGTCGATGTAGCCGACCAGGAACGATTGGGGGAGATCGGTCCATTGTTTAGTGATGATGCCGAACTGCTTAACATTGACCATCATCCCACCAACACACGCTTCGGTCAAGTGAATGTGATCCAACCTGAAGCGGCCTCAACCACTGAGATCCTGTACGATTTATGCCAACGTCACTTCCAACAGGCCTTTGCTCCTGATCTGGCAGAGGCTCTGTATACCGGACTTTTAACCGATACGGGCGGGTTTCGCTACGCCAACACCACTCATAAAGTGCTGGAGATGGCAGCTGACCTGCTAACTTATAACCTAAGACCGGCCAAGATTGCCCAGTACGCCCTGGAAACAATCACCACAGGCCATATTAAAATTTTGAAGCAGGCTTTGGATACCTTAACCTTTGCCTATGAGCAGCAAGTGGCGCTGATGTCTGTTTCGCTGGAGGCGATTCACCAAACGGGAGTGGACCGTGACGATATTGATGGCTTAGTAGGCTATCCGAGCAATATTGCTGGTGTTAAGGTGGGCATCCTGCTCAAAGAGGTGGAGCAAGGTCAGGTGAAAGTCTCACTGCGTTCAAGAGATACGGTCAATGTGGCCGAGATTGCCCAAGTTTTTGGGGGTGGCGGTCATGCCAAAGCAGCCGGATTCACTTACAGAGGGACTCTGGCCGAAGCAAAGCAAGCTTTGCTGGCCAAATTGGAAGAGGTGTTACACTGA
- the infB gene encoding translation initiation factor IF-2, with the protein MTQKLRVYEYARNQNMSSKEVLEILKRLNINVRNHMSVMDPDMVSKVEAYMERLKQKAEPKAKASPAKKENDRKHRPSKGQGKKDGQKKPRQADTPHEKVVPSRAEMTASDEADNVPKKEKPKRKKLPKHSEDKNQRKEQRHDPQGNKSKKSKQAGKTHKPEQFVAAEKSVEKITVSGPMTVGELAKSLKKEPSEVIKKLMMLGIMATINQEVDMDAITLIAEEYGIEVEHKVEVDETQFELIEEQDDPALLKERPPVVTVMGHVDHGKTTLLDTIRHTNVTAQEAGGITQHIGAYQIDYEQKKITFLDTPGHEAFTTMRARGAQVTDIAIIVVAADDGVMPQTREAINHAQAAKVPIIVAINKMDKPEANPEKVKQELMELNLVPEEWGGDTIFVPISALKGEGLDELMEMVLLVAEMEELKANPDRLATGTVIEAELDRGKGPVATVLVQNGTLRVGDPIVVGNTYGRVRAMTNDKGRRIKEAGPSTPVEITGLQDVPQAGDQFKVFEDEKKARAIGEARAEKQKQEERAATSRVNLDELFQQIQEGDIKEINVILKADVQGSVEALKAALEKIDVEGVRVKIIHSAVGAITESDVTLAAASNAIVIGFNVRPQPQAKQLAEEEKVDIRLHRIIYNVTEEIENAMKGMLDPEYQEKVIGTVEVRQIFKVSKVGTIAGSYVKEGKITRDSMVRLIRDGVVIHEGKINALKRFKDDVREVAQGYECGITIENYNDIKEGDVIEAYVMEEIER; encoded by the coding sequence ATGACACAAAAACTGAGAGTGTACGAGTATGCTAGAAACCAAAACATGAGCAGTAAGGAAGTATTAGAGATCCTGAAGCGTCTTAATATTAATGTACGCAATCATATGAGTGTCATGGATCCGGACATGGTGAGCAAAGTGGAAGCCTATATGGAAAGATTGAAACAAAAAGCAGAACCTAAAGCCAAAGCATCTCCCGCCAAAAAAGAGAATGACAGAAAACACAGACCCTCCAAAGGGCAGGGTAAAAAGGACGGACAAAAGAAACCGCGGCAGGCTGATACACCACATGAAAAGGTTGTACCATCCCGTGCCGAGATGACGGCAAGTGATGAGGCGGACAACGTACCTAAAAAGGAAAAACCGAAAAGAAAGAAACTGCCTAAACACAGTGAAGATAAAAATCAACGCAAAGAACAGCGCCATGACCCGCAGGGCAACAAGTCGAAAAAGTCCAAGCAGGCTGGCAAAACCCACAAGCCTGAGCAATTTGTTGCAGCTGAAAAGTCAGTTGAAAAAATCACTGTCTCCGGCCCTATGACCGTTGGGGAACTGGCCAAAAGCCTGAAAAAGGAACCTTCTGAAGTAATCAAAAAACTGATGATGCTTGGCATCATGGCCACTATCAATCAGGAAGTGGACATGGACGCCATTACCTTGATCGCAGAAGAGTATGGCATTGAAGTTGAGCACAAAGTGGAAGTGGATGAGACTCAATTTGAGCTGATCGAAGAACAAGATGATCCGGCACTGCTCAAGGAAAGGCCGCCTGTTGTCACAGTGATGGGTCACGTTGACCACGGTAAAACTACTCTGCTGGATACGATCCGGCATACCAACGTGACCGCTCAGGAAGCAGGAGGCATTACCCAGCATATTGGCGCCTATCAAATTGATTATGAGCAGAAGAAAATCACCTTCCTGGATACTCCGGGGCACGAAGCGTTCACCACGATGAGAGCCAGAGGGGCCCAGGTGACTGATATCGCCATTATCGTTGTTGCCGCGGACGATGGTGTCATGCCCCAGACAAGAGAAGCGATCAATCATGCTCAGGCTGCCAAAGTGCCGATTATTGTAGCCATCAACAAAATGGATAAACCGGAAGCCAATCCGGAGAAGGTGAAGCAGGAACTGATGGAGCTCAATCTTGTGCCTGAAGAGTGGGGCGGTGATACGATCTTTGTTCCTATTTCTGCCTTAAAAGGAGAAGGCCTGGATGAACTCATGGAAATGGTCCTGCTCGTGGCTGAAATGGAAGAATTGAAGGCAAACCCGGACCGCTTAGCAACTGGCACGGTGATTGAAGCCGAATTGGATAGAGGGAAGGGCCCTGTGGCAACCGTATTGGTCCAGAACGGCACCTTGCGTGTGGGCGATCCGATCGTGGTGGGCAACACTTATGGACGGGTGCGGGCCATGACCAATGACAAAGGCCGCCGCATCAAAGAAGCCGGACCTTCCACTCCTGTGGAGATCACCGGCTTACAAGATGTGCCTCAGGCAGGGGATCAGTTTAAAGTCTTTGAAGATGAGAAAAAGGCGCGGGCGATCGGTGAAGCACGGGCAGAGAAACAGAAGCAGGAAGAGAGGGCCGCTACATCACGGGTTAATCTGGACGAATTGTTTCAGCAGATACAAGAGGGTGACATCAAGGAGATCAATGTCATCCTGAAAGCGGATGTGCAGGGATCTGTCGAAGCCCTTAAAGCAGCATTGGAAAAAATTGATGTAGAAGGGGTACGGGTCAAGATCATCCACTCTGCTGTGGGTGCCATCACCGAATCGGATGTGACCCTTGCGGCGGCATCCAATGCCATTGTTATCGGCTTTAACGTGCGTCCCCAGCCCCAAGCCAAACAGTTGGCTGAGGAGGAGAAAGTGGATATACGCCTGCATCGCATTATCTACAATGTCACAGAAGAAATTGAAAATGCCATGAAAGGCATGCTGGATCCGGAGTACCAGGAAAAAGTGATTGGTACGGTGGAAGTGAGACAGATTTTCAAGGTCTCCAAAGTGGGAACGATTGCCGGTTCCTATGTCAAAGAGGGCAAAATTACACGCGATTCCATGGTGCGCCTCATTCGTGACGGTGTCGTGATCCACGAAGGTAAAATCAATGCCCTGAAACGCTTTAAAGATGATGTGAGAGAAGTAGCCCAGGGCTATGAATGCGGCATTACCATTGAGAATTATAATGATATTAAAGAAGGCGATGTCATTGAAGCCTACGTTATGGAAGAAATTGAGCGGTAA
- the rbfA gene encoding 30S ribosome-binding factor RbfA, protein MRDVRVQRVGEAIKKELSQIFQQELKDPRIGFVTVTGVEMSGDLQQAEVYLTVLGNEEQKEQTLEALAKAKGFIRSEIGRRVRLRHTPELVFKFDESIEYGNRIEKLLQELNQEDKG, encoded by the coding sequence ATGCGTGATGTTCGTGTTCAGCGTGTCGGTGAAGCCATTAAAAAAGAGTTAAGTCAAATATTTCAACAGGAATTGAAAGATCCCCGCATCGGCTTTGTCACGGTGACAGGGGTGGAAATGAGCGGAGACTTGCAGCAGGCTGAAGTTTATCTCACTGTGCTGGGCAACGAAGAACAGAAAGAACAAACTCTGGAAGCGCTGGCCAAAGCGAAGGGATTTATTCGCTCTGAAATTGGCCGGCGGGTACGTTTACGTCACACGCCTGAACTTGTTTTTAAATTTGACGAATCGATTGAATATGGTAATCGCATTGAAAAATTGCTGCAAGAATTAAACCAAGAGGATAAAGGCTAA
- the nusA gene encoding transcription termination factor NusA, with product MNTDFMEALDAIEKEKGISKDVLIEAIETALISGYKKNFNSAQNVRVDINRETGTVRVFARKEVVEEVGDPRLEISLEAARGMDPSYEVGDIVEIEVTPRDFGRIAAQTAKQVVTQRIREAERSIIYNEFIDREEDIVTGIVQRQDGRFIYIDLGRAEALMPIHEKMPSDQFTHGDRVKAYITKVEKTTKGPLILLSRTHPGFLKRLFELEVPEIYDGTVEIKSVAREAGDRSKIAVYSHNEDVDPVGACVGPKGARVQTIVQELNGEKIDIVQWSDDPVVYVANALSPAKVVRVDVYDDQKMTQVIVPDYQLSLAIGKRGQNARLAAKLTNWKIDIKSESEAEEKGLLNRDEQVAHEDMLEEETTETIDDREQS from the coding sequence ATGAACACGGACTTTATGGAGGCATTGGATGCCATTGAAAAAGAAAAAGGAATCAGTAAAGATGTTCTGATTGAAGCGATTGAAACCGCCCTGATTTCCGGCTACAAGAAAAATTTTAACTCTGCCCAGAATGTGCGAGTAGATATTAACCGGGAGACGGGAACCGTCCGTGTTTTTGCCCGTAAAGAAGTAGTGGAAGAAGTAGGGGATCCTCGCCTGGAGATCAGCCTTGAGGCTGCCCGGGGCATGGATCCGTCCTATGAAGTGGGGGATATTGTTGAAATAGAGGTGACCCCGCGCGATTTTGGGCGGATTGCGGCGCAGACAGCTAAACAAGTGGTGACTCAACGCATTCGGGAAGCGGAACGATCCATCATTTACAACGAATTTATTGACAGGGAAGAGGACATTGTGACCGGTATTGTCCAGCGTCAAGATGGACGTTTTATCTATATTGACTTGGGCCGGGCCGAGGCGTTGATGCCCATTCATGAGAAAATGCCCTCTGATCAATTTACGCACGGTGACCGTGTGAAGGCATACATTACCAAGGTGGAGAAAACGACCAAGGGCCCGCTTATTCTTCTTTCCCGTACTCATCCTGGTTTTCTTAAACGCTTGTTTGAACTGGAAGTTCCCGAAATTTACGACGGAACGGTAGAGATCAAGTCCGTGGCCAGGGAGGCAGGGGACCGGTCCAAGATTGCGGTCTATTCCCACAACGAAGATGTGGACCCTGTGGGAGCCTGTGTAGGTCCCAAAGGAGCGCGGGTGCAAACCATTGTGCAAGAACTCAACGGCGAAAAAATTGATATCGTCCAGTGGTCCGATGATCCTGTTGTGTACGTAGCCAATGCTTTAAGCCCGGCCAAAGTGGTCCGTGTCGATGTGTATGATGACCAAAAAATGACACAGGTGATTGTGCCTGACTATCAGCTCTCATTAGCCATTGGCAAAAGGGGGCAAAATGCCCGTCTGGCTGCTAAACTGACCAACTGGAAGATTGATATCAAAAGCGAGTCTGAAGCTGAAGAAAAAGGATTGTTAAACAGGGATGAACAGGTGGCACATGAAGATATGCTGGAGGAAGAAACCACTGAGACTATCGATGACAGAGAGCAATCCTGA
- a CDS encoding YlxQ family RNA-binding protein, whose protein sequence is MNTKFWQLLGLAMRAGKVVSGEEQVLKAMQRQLACLVLVATDASHNTHKKIRDKAAFYNIPYLIVGDRYQLGHAIGKHERVLVAVTDQGFANGLRRYSTA, encoded by the coding sequence ATGAACACTAAATTCTGGCAGTTACTCGGTTTGGCCATGCGAGCTGGAAAGGTGGTTTCGGGAGAAGAACAAGTTTTAAAAGCTATGCAGAGACAACTGGCTTGTCTTGTCCTTGTGGCTACTGATGCTTCCCACAATACGCACAAGAAAATCCGAGATAAGGCTGCTTTTTATAACATACCTTATCTTATCGTAGGTGATAGATATCAGTTGGGACATGCTATTGGCAAACATGAACGGGTGCTTGTGGCCGTAACGGATCAGGGATTTGCTAATGGACTTAGACGTTACAGTACAGCATAA
- the rimP gene encoding ribosome maturation factor RimP gives MSNVVELTKTLVLPILKEKELELVDIEFKKEGRNWYLRVYIDKPGGVDIEDCSTVSEALSAKLDEADPIKQAYFLEVSSPGAERPLKNEEDIKRAVGKHVYVTTYEPVAGQKVFEGRLTQFDGETLTIEIKVKLTTKAVDIPYAKVAKARLAVAF, from the coding sequence TTGAGTAATGTGGTTGAACTGACCAAAACGCTTGTTTTGCCCATTTTAAAAGAAAAAGAATTGGAATTGGTTGATATTGAGTTTAAAAAAGAAGGGCGTAACTGGTATTTGCGGGTATACATAGACAAACCCGGTGGTGTGGACATAGAGGATTGCAGTACCGTCAGCGAGGCTTTGTCGGCCAAACTGGACGAAGCGGATCCGATCAAACAGGCCTACTTTCTGGAAGTGTCCTCACCGGGAGCGGAACGTCCTTTGAAAAACGAAGAGGACATTAAGCGGGCTGTGGGCAAACATGTTTATGTGACCACTTATGAGCCCGTTGCAGGTCAAAAAGTATTTGAAGGACGCCTGACACAGTTTGATGGAGAGACCCTGACGATTGAAATAAAAGTAAAGCTTACCACAAAAGCGGTTGACATTCCCTATGCTAAAGTGGCCAAGGCGCGCTTAGCTGTCGCCTTTTAG